Proteins encoded in a region of the Tribolium castaneum strain GA2 chromosome 7, icTriCast1.1, whole genome shotgun sequence genome:
- the LOC103312542 gene encoding receptor-type tyrosine-protein phosphatase alpha isoform X2: MYLWRSTFVIILFRIVQSEIVTLSKENVIKCVVTGSVNYSSLYIDPPDCINHFMLRHYAKKNLYIEEATIDNQTCKCKAKNFKNDNYYFRNKPGYLDEKSNITCGDVLGENYPFCENYKLCVEDQCRCAWGYEEPACTKTCKAGYWGLSCRRKCDLDCALCHPKKGCICKKSAALQATDECYFKLHRNQFIFQRIFLTVLGLCLLVIGILVIAALYKKKKTELNTNIENVPLTKITVEDKENQVTETNILEESLILKKTNTSIGRNDFENTVIDKIKCEQIKEEFSALPLVTKKTTDTALKKFNINKNKNDKHLPYDYNRVILKDMEGVGKGDYINASYIDGYNRPKAYIACPGPKFYTVKDFWRMIWQEQIETVVMTTNFTENKKRMAAEYFPQKLGGMFECASILIFLSKEENFEHYIKRTLEVRYNDCERTIQHLQVKDSFTSNNVLPILKKLRISYETTPAPILIHSGFAGTRTGILILSDLAIQMLKIENKVDFYELAKNLREQRIGMINQLGHYILAHLIVMEYLMDERFPFEINAEENIQIVTKNQRHKLEQQLKYVEKLHEFDKIVQSCLQVKNYSDCPTFVDGYGKNKKYIITTQPKTNFKSKFWLMVAHESTSCVVFLNKLQQNRRNK; the protein is encoded by the exons ATGTACCTCTGGAGAAGTACAttcgtaataattttattcagaattgTTCAATCAGAAATTGTAACATTAAGTAAAGAAAACGTTATAAAATGTGTTGTAACGGGAAGTGTAAATTACTCAAGCCTATACATTGATCCACCTGACTGCATAAATC attttATGTTACGTCATTATGCTAAGAAAAACCTCTACATAGAGGAAGCGACTATCGACAATCAGACATGCAAAtgcaaagcaaaaaatttcaaaaacgacAACTATTACTTCCGAAATAAACCTGGATACTTAGATGAAAAATCCAATATAACGTGTGGTGACGTTTTGGGAGAAAATTATCCATTCTGtgaaaattacaaactttGTGTAGAAGATCAGTGCCGATGTGCATGGGGTTACGAAGAGCCTGCTTGTACTAAAA cttGTAAAGCCGGCTACTGGGGTTTAAGTTGTCGGCGGAAATGTGACTTAGACTGTGCATTATGCCATCCAAAAAAAGGTtgcatttgtaaaaaaagtgctgCACTACAAGCAACAGATGAATGCTATTTCAAACTACACCGAAATCAATTTATATTCCAACGAATTTTCCTAACGGTGCTTGGTCTTTGTTTGTTGGTTATTGGAATTCTTGTGATCGCAGCATTATataagaaaaagaaaacagaGTTGAACACAAATATAGAAAATGTTCCACTaaccaaaattacagttgAAGATAAAGAAAATCAAGTTACAGAAACAAACATTTTAGAAGAGagtttaatattgaaaaaaacg AATACTTCAATTGGAAGAAATGACTTTGAAAACACCGTAAtcgacaaaataaaatgtgaacaaataaaagaagaatTCTCT GCTCTTCCTCTTGTGACTAAAAAAACGACAGATAccgctttaaaaaaattcaatattaataaaaataaaaacgacaaGCATCTACCTT ATGATTATAACAGAGTCATTCTTAAAGACATGGAAGGAGTTGGAAAAGGCGATTACATAAATGCTAGTTACATtgat gggTACAATCGTCCCAAGGCTTACATTGCGTGTCCAGGTCCAAAATTTTACACAGTCAAAGACTTTTGGAGAATGATATGGCAAGAACAAATCGAAACAGTTGTAATGACTACAAATTTCACCGAAAATAAGAAA agaaTGGCTGCTGAATATTTTCCACAAAAGTTAGGCGGTATGTTTGAATGTGCGTCTattctaatatttttaagcaaagaaGAAAACTTTGAACATTATATTAAACGTACACTGGAAGTACGTTATAATGACTGTGAAAGAACAATCCAACATTTACAAGTGAAAGACTCGTTTACTTCAAATAATGTGTtacccattttaaaaaaactgagaattAGCTACGAAACGACTCCAGCTCCAATTTTAATTCACTCCGG TTTTGCTGGCACGAGAAcaggaattttaattttaagcgaCTTGGCAATTCAAATgcttaaaattgaaaacaaagtTGATTTTTACGAATTGGCAAAGAATCTACGAGAGCAAAGAATTGGAATGATTAATCAATTG GGCCACTAcattttagctcatttgatCGTAATGGAATATTTAATGGATGAACGGTTTCCATTTGAAATTAATGCTGAAGAAAATATTCAAATcgtaacaaaaaatcaaagacaCAAACtggaacaacaactgaaataTGTTGAAAAACTACACGAATTCGACAAGATTGTTCAGTCTTGTctacaagtaaaaaattactcgGACTGTCCAACTTTTG TTGATGGATacggaaaaaacaaaaaatatataatcaCAACACAACCAAAAACTAACTTCAAATCGAAATTTTGGCTAATGGTTGCCCACGAATCAACGAGTTGTGtagtatttttgaataaattgcaacaaaat AGAAGAAACAAGTAA
- the LOC103312542 gene encoding receptor-type tyrosine-protein phosphatase epsilon isoform X1, whose translation MYLWRSTFVIILFRIVQSEIVTLSKENVIKCVVTGSVNYSSLYIDPPDCINHFMLRHYAKKNLYIEEATIDNQTCKCKAKNFKNDNYYFRNKPGYLDEKSNITCGDVLGENYPFCENYKLCVEDQCRCAWGYEEPACTKTCKAGYWGLSCRRKCDLDCALCHPKKGCICKKSAALQATDECYFKLHRNQFIFQRIFLTVLGLCLLVIGILVIAALYKKKKTELNTNIENVPLTKITVEDKENQVTETNILEESLILKKTNTSIGRNDFENTVIDKIKCEQIKEEFSALPLVTKKTTDTALKKFNINKNKNDKHLPYDYNRVILKDMEGVGKGDYINASYIDGYNRPKAYIACPGPKFYTVKDFWRMIWQEQIETVVMTTNFTENKKRMAAEYFPQKLGGMFECASILIFLSKEENFEHYIKRTLEVRYNDCERTIQHLQVKDSFTSNNVLPILKKLRISYETTPAPILIHSGFAGTRTGILILSDLAIQMLKIENKVDFYELAKNLREQRIGMINQLGHYILAHLIVMEYLMDERFPFEINAEENIQIVTKNQRHKLEQQLKYVEKLHEFDKIVQSCLQVKNYSDCPTFVDGYGKNKKYIITTQPKTNFKSKFWLMVAHESTSCVVFLNKLQQNAWPFREETSNFVINVQILNRTDTPYYVLSKIALLVYGKRTKTVVCKKNISFYEYKNQTKQTLTAISIIKLICEIKKHSQIIVSCSDGVETIGIFLILSYVIQKYEIEMEIDVCNAIRIVRQSDTRFVNTLKSLEFIYTCISEYLRNFDDYNIINT comes from the exons ATGTACCTCTGGAGAAGTACAttcgtaataattttattcagaattgTTCAATCAGAAATTGTAACATTAAGTAAAGAAAACGTTATAAAATGTGTTGTAACGGGAAGTGTAAATTACTCAAGCCTATACATTGATCCACCTGACTGCATAAATC attttATGTTACGTCATTATGCTAAGAAAAACCTCTACATAGAGGAAGCGACTATCGACAATCAGACATGCAAAtgcaaagcaaaaaatttcaaaaacgacAACTATTACTTCCGAAATAAACCTGGATACTTAGATGAAAAATCCAATATAACGTGTGGTGACGTTTTGGGAGAAAATTATCCATTCTGtgaaaattacaaactttGTGTAGAAGATCAGTGCCGATGTGCATGGGGTTACGAAGAGCCTGCTTGTACTAAAA cttGTAAAGCCGGCTACTGGGGTTTAAGTTGTCGGCGGAAATGTGACTTAGACTGTGCATTATGCCATCCAAAAAAAGGTtgcatttgtaaaaaaagtgctgCACTACAAGCAACAGATGAATGCTATTTCAAACTACACCGAAATCAATTTATATTCCAACGAATTTTCCTAACGGTGCTTGGTCTTTGTTTGTTGGTTATTGGAATTCTTGTGATCGCAGCATTATataagaaaaagaaaacagaGTTGAACACAAATATAGAAAATGTTCCACTaaccaaaattacagttgAAGATAAAGAAAATCAAGTTACAGAAACAAACATTTTAGAAGAGagtttaatattgaaaaaaacg AATACTTCAATTGGAAGAAATGACTTTGAAAACACCGTAAtcgacaaaataaaatgtgaacaaataaaagaagaatTCTCT GCTCTTCCTCTTGTGACTAAAAAAACGACAGATAccgctttaaaaaaattcaatattaataaaaataaaaacgacaaGCATCTACCTT ATGATTATAACAGAGTCATTCTTAAAGACATGGAAGGAGTTGGAAAAGGCGATTACATAAATGCTAGTTACATtgat gggTACAATCGTCCCAAGGCTTACATTGCGTGTCCAGGTCCAAAATTTTACACAGTCAAAGACTTTTGGAGAATGATATGGCAAGAACAAATCGAAACAGTTGTAATGACTACAAATTTCACCGAAAATAAGAAA agaaTGGCTGCTGAATATTTTCCACAAAAGTTAGGCGGTATGTTTGAATGTGCGTCTattctaatatttttaagcaaagaaGAAAACTTTGAACATTATATTAAACGTACACTGGAAGTACGTTATAATGACTGTGAAAGAACAATCCAACATTTACAAGTGAAAGACTCGTTTACTTCAAATAATGTGTtacccattttaaaaaaactgagaattAGCTACGAAACGACTCCAGCTCCAATTTTAATTCACTCCGG TTTTGCTGGCACGAGAAcaggaattttaattttaagcgaCTTGGCAATTCAAATgcttaaaattgaaaacaaagtTGATTTTTACGAATTGGCAAAGAATCTACGAGAGCAAAGAATTGGAATGATTAATCAATTG GGCCACTAcattttagctcatttgatCGTAATGGAATATTTAATGGATGAACGGTTTCCATTTGAAATTAATGCTGAAGAAAATATTCAAATcgtaacaaaaaatcaaagacaCAAACtggaacaacaactgaaataTGTTGAAAAACTACACGAATTCGACAAGATTGTTCAGTCTTGTctacaagtaaaaaattactcgGACTGTCCAACTTTTG TTGATGGATacggaaaaaacaaaaaatatataatcaCAACACAACCAAAAACTAACTTCAAATCGAAATTTTGGCTAATGGTTGCCCACGAATCAACGAGTTGTGtagtatttttgaataaattgcaacaaaat GCTTGGCCTTTCAGAGAAGAAACAAGTAACTTTGTCATTAACgtccaaattttaaatcgcaCTGACACACCTTATTatgttttaagtaaaatagCTTTGCTGGTTTATGGAAAACGaacaaaaact GTCGTATGTAAGAAgaatatttcattttatgaatataaaaaccaaacaaaacAGACACTAACAGCTATCAgcattataaaattaatttgtgaaaTCAAGAAACACAGCCAGATTATAGTTTCCTGCAG TGATGGAGTTGAAACGATTGGtatcttccttattttatCATAcgtaatacaaaaatatgaaatcgAAATGGAAATAGATGTATGTAATGCCATACGAATAGTACGACAAAGTGATACGCGATTTGTTAATACTTTG AAATCACTGGAATTTATTTATACATGTATATCGgaatatttaagaaattttgatgattataatattataaacaCGTAG